ttgtatgagcatcacaaacaaaaaaacacttttttggctatttcaagagccataactttgtaataaatgctaagattctcaggaagaatgccaagtgtgcaaggacacatcatgataaagatccaagcaaggtttcataaatttacatcaaatactttttgagctagacacataataatgtgaaaatgcacatttttttttactattgcaggggccataactttaaaaatagtggatggagccagccaaaaaataagaggtgtgcaagtttatatcatgataaagacttatgcaagtttgcaatcatttatattaaatactttttgaactaggtgcatcacaaggtttCCGTGACAAGTTACTATTTTTCTGCGGAAATGTTTTAATCGACGAACCGTGGAATAAATTCTTCAAATCATCAGTGAATTTTTCAATAGTTTGCTCATTGATTAGGTCAGAATCGAGATGATCGTTTAATAAAGATAGCTGATCTAAATcgatattttcaataaatgtttcttttaatgtacTATCCCAACTTGGTTTGGGTGTTTGGACATTCTGAACGTTACTGTTTACATCCGATTTAGCATAGCGTGAGCATTTCATCTCCCACGAGAGGGCACAATGACCATCAGAAAAAAGGCTGTCCGTTTCCTGAATTTCAAAATCTGTAAAGTACTCAAAACAATCTGCAGTAGACATGACAAAATCGATGACCGATCGatttttaaaggtaaaagaaCCGTGATCTCTATCTTTGAAAACGTGCCCATTTAAGAAAAAGAGGTTATTATTACGACATATTTCTATTAGCCTATAACCATGTGTATTTGTTCTGAGGTCACAGGAATTACGTTCTAGCGGAACAGACAACCGTTCaagaattaaaaatttatttaagaacTCTTGTGACTCTTCTTCAATATCAAAATAGTCACAGAGGAAGTTATCAGCTTGCACAAAATCTTTTAGTTTAGCTACTCTTGAATTTGTACCACCTGCCAACTGGACAAACTTATACCGGCTACAAAAGGCTgtgatttcattttcaaaaacatttaagtcTTCGGCATTAAAAATCTACTATTTTCAGGCGGCAAATAAATTGCACCAAGTACTAAATCATCAGACAGATTGGTCAAACTTTTGTCAAAGCTTAGCCAAAGTAtatatacagaggcattttctaAAACCTTAAcataagacacaatgtcttttctaACGTACACACCAATACCACCACTTTTCCTGAAATATTTTTGACTACGATGTTTggcaaaaaacacaaaatttttaaatatcaacATTATCTGTGGAGTCATTATGagtttcagaaacacaaaacatatcaaaactaTTCACATATTCAATAAAGGCGGGATAGTTTAATTTCCTTTTAAGGTCATTTACGTTTAAACTGCCAAATTTTAGAGTTGTTACACACATTTTCACTGTCTAACCCCCGGTTGGCCTATGTAGAGGTTTTTTGTTCACAGTTCGATTTCGAATTTCCAGCCAAAGGACGATTGAATAACGATCCGTCGTTGATAACGTTTGTGTTCGACCTTTCCGGTGGTTTACCCCTGATAATTCGGCTTTAGGGTGAGCGAGATTCCCGTCTCCCACGTCGTGGTGACCTCGATGTATTTCCACGGGTACATCCCTGCGATTCGCTCGACTCGTTGTCAGGCGGAGTGATTCCTGCACTACTTGTTTCACTCCGCGGAGGAATACTTCCAGTGTTGATAACAGTGTCATTCCCAGGGCGGGAGTTCTGCAAAGCACGGGCGGCACGTGCAGCGTATGGATCATATGACGAGTATTGCGGTTTGCCTATTGTCAAGCGGTCACGCTGCATAATCCGGTTCCAATGAGGGAATATATCGGCAATCAGGTGCCTATCGATAATTAACTTGGCGGGGTACACTATTGCTACCTTACTATCGGGAAAGTCACGCTTCACTTCTTTGAATTTTGGCCACAATTTACGACGAGCACTTTCAATTTCAGGAGGGAAATCTCGGTTTATGTGATAGTCCTTGCCTTTAAGCATATGAGCACGAGAAATAATATATTCCGTGTCCTTTGAGTCTATAAAATTCACAATTATTGATCTCGTAGATCCCTGTTTGAATTTGCCCATTCTATGGGCTCTTGACATGCAGGGTTCGGAGTTAATTCTAAGATGGTCATAGAGAAAGTTAGCAATTGTCTCAAGACAGTTCTCACCTTTCGACTCCGAAATGCCCCCAAAAATGAGATTGCCACGCCGGCTACGCGCCTCTAAGTCAATAGATTTGTACTCCAACAAGAGCAATCTCATGTCATGGTCCGATAGCTGGATCTCTACCTCTTGTACTCTAGAAACTAGGTTAACACATTGATCTATTTTATTGTTCATGTTTTGCACGGACTCATTATTTGATGACATATTAGAGAAAAGAGCAATCAATGTATCGTCCATCGATAACATTTTAAATTCTTCTAGATTCATATTTTGCTCAGATACACTGTTTTTGCTAAATTTACGTTTCTTACTTTGTGATCTTACAGTACTCCATTGTTCCTCTGCTCGAGAATCATGTTGGCCACTACTGAATACACCTCCTTGGCCGCCATTACCAATAACGCTCACATTATCGGTTGAcatttttttgacaatttatcCAAAATAGGCTGAACGTTTGCAAAAATACACCAAATAGTTAATTCCAGCAAGTTTACTCTTCAAATTGTCACTATTATAAATCCAAACAATAGTCCAAAACACTATCAAAACCACGATTTATAAATAAAGTTCCACGTTGATTTTCAAAATACGCCATTACAGCCTCGTTCCGTGACCGTTCCTCCCatgaaagctgttttcaaatataacacctaatttggatgaaatattttctgtttgacggagtagaAATCTTTTGgtattgagtaacaatatgcgtatttaactggcaaagtttcgttatcgaagcacagtcaaaatgactactcaactaggaacgttaccgctgcattcagacttgtttagggaaggaataaaaatgctaatgtttaaatgtatattttgaaaaattaaaaagtcgtatgtatgtatttaattaagatatttatttgtaaataaaattaaaatcgtatttacgttttatattatttctttcccctttcaaaccctctgaaaaaaagCACTggataatgacaatatagactaagaatatcgttacgtcgaacttcggatacgtcgatgcaatttttacagtcccttgaatatcgaggtaacggtaatCGACtgtattttgtaaccatggtgatacttaccctaacctttagtcagtatattatacatattatacattaaatgcatgcgaacatacaataatttgccgtacgcgacattagataatcacttccgggcatgcgcagtagaccgctccaactctgcaatgagctacatcgattagaaacacaacgaaattggcacggtgttggggtaaatatcgacccgtccggaaaaactgtagcgagcgcctttaaatTAAACCACCGCTCGAACCGCTCACAATTTCCGATTTCAGGTATTATTATTGATGTTATATTTTGCGGTGTGTTTGTATATATATGGTAAATAAGGGTACTTGTATTGCCCGTAACCCTAGTAGGGATTTGAACTAACAGTTCTAATCCTGATGAATTTATATGAGCGCATcattcatttttgatattttaatttagTTAATTGCGGTTTATATCATTTAGAATAATAATTTCTTTGTCTTCTGCATATTGATctacaaaatatgcaaaattgtcTTTCCATTAAACGTTTTCGGAAGGATAGCGATATATTTGACAAacaaaaaaatggttttcaatttttcaaacgTATCTCAAGTACAACTGATTCTGTTTCATTTGTTTCACGAACGTTCCAACGATTTACATCAATATgactttttacataaacaactattTCACTTTCACCATCAACCTTGTTTTCGGGTAAGTTTAACATCAGACATATTTCATTgaatttttcattattgttaagaCCTTGAACGTTTTGATGGCCAATATTTAATCTTTTCTTTCGTAATTTTAAGTCAAGAGAATATTCCTTAGATATTTTTACACTCATCACATACACTATTTGAAGTTTATGTAATAAACGTATTTTATGCgaaatttaaaatctttcttCTTTCGATATCGTGTTAACATTATTGATACACACATGTATGCTTCTGGTTTCATCGTGTCACTTGACGTACATAGCTCCCTTATCAGAAAAGTTGCGCCCGCTTCCGCAGCTCATTATTATGCAGTCACGTGATATTTACATCAGCGCTCTTGTTTACGTACAAGCTATTCGTTTCAATAAATCGTTATTATAAAATTAACG
The sequence above is a segment of the Mercenaria mercenaria strain notata unplaced genomic scaffold, MADL_Memer_1 contig_2993, whole genome shotgun sequence genome. Coding sequences within it:
- the LOC128552647 gene encoding uncharacterized protein LOC128552647, with translation MSTDNVSVIGNGGQGGVFSSGQHDSRAEEQWSTVRSQSKKRKFSKNSVSEQNMNLEEFKMLSMDDTLIALFSNMSSNNESVQNMNNKIDQCVNLVSRVQEVEIQLSDHDMRLLLLEYKSIDLEARSRRGNLIFGGISESKGENCLETIANFLYDHLRINSEPCMSRAHRMGKFKQGSTRSIIVNFIDSKDTEYIISRAHMLKGKDYHINRDFPPEIESARRKLWPKFKEVKRDFPDSKVAIVYPAKLIIDRHLIADIFPHWNRIMQRDRLTIGKPQYSSYDPYAARAARALQNSRPGNDTVINTGSIPPRSETSSAGITPPDNESSESQGCTRGNTSRSPRRGRRESRSP